The window aaagtaaaaccaaaacaaaatcaatgtaaaaaaataaaacaaaataatttgaaatcagATTCAGCTCAAAATAAACattgaagaaagtaaaaaaaaaaaaaaaatcacaaatggaGTTAAATTACTCTAATCAACAACCATTgtatttcatattgcaattattgtactattgatattctaaaatcaagattaagatAGATTTTTCTCgtataagaataaataaataattagggcattaaaaatgagagaataaataaataattagtaggttattaaaaataggaagagaaataagttattgaatgatagtttatgaataataacaaatttaagatgaagagtatttttataaatgaaaattttaccaaatttgcaaaattctaaaacaatatgttatatttgttagatcatattctcaaaatgttaCCCTTTACCATTTACCTTTTAACAGATAGTTTTCGGCCCACTgttttttgcaaataatatttcaatcaACCTTAATCCtagttatcaaatattttatcaaatattttaaatgaggaATAATTATGAGTAACACAAAGAAtgaaagtatttacaaaatataagttaaaattttgaaatagaatttgatgaattttgttattggtATTATTGGAAATGttggtatattttaaatattagaaatgaaaatttgtaaaattagaTTGGGTTTGTAACCCCTAACTTCCCCACTTGAGTTGTTTCATGTGTGAATCACTCATTTTGTAATCCACAAACCTGATTACTTCATCTtacaaattgaataataataaaaactaattaaaagatgaaaaaaagaaaacaaatgttgaaagtgagaaagaagaaaaattatattttagttgtaGAAAGTGGAAGATTGCATgcctatttatttatttatttatgtaatgatgaaaaaagaaaatccaattGAAATGTGACGTGGCATTCCAGGTGGGAAGTTCTATCTATGAACTGTGCCTCCTCTCCGATCACAGCTTCTCCcctctcttttccttctcagTTCCTAATTCCGGCGGTGCACTCACGCTGGTTCCCCAATCTCCCAAATGATCATCAATGTCAAACCCGGCCTACATCCTTCTACtgcttcttctctctcttcctctcgGGCTTTCGCACCAATACGCTTCCCTTCGCCTCCATCTGCCACTCCTTTCGACGGTTTTGAAACTTCCCGCCGCCTCCAGGTCCTCGCCATGGTTGTCAAGCGGAGTCCTAAGCGCCTCAAGTACTCGGCTCCACGCTTCACCAAGGTCCTCTCCTTCCTAACTACttctgtgtttttttttcagctTCATTATACCATGCCCTCGCTCCTACTTGTTCTATATGAAACTCTTATCGCTATTGCTCCGGATAGAATATCTAGTGGTGGAGGTAGAGTTGCGACAGGTGAATTAAGCATTTACGCTGTTTTCGTcgcttatttatttttacactCTAGATAGATAATTAGTAAATTTTGCAGGAGATTGTGTTGTGGATTTGAACTGTTGGAAACACTTCTGACTGGTTAAGATTTTCCCTTCTGCGTGTGTGCGTTTCTTGTTGGGAGAGGGTGATATTATATGAACACTACTCTACTTCCACCGTGATCATATTCCAGTTTGGGATGCTTTATTGCTAGTTTTTGTTGGGAGTTAATTCAGTTGGGAatgaaatttggaaattaatGAAGTTATTAGACTTGTGTTATTGATATGCTTAAAGTTACTATGGTCTTTACCAGGAAGGGAGCTTGATATATGTCAAAGCTGAATCAGGAGAGGACGGCTGGAAATTAGACCCTATTGTTAATCTTCTAAAAGAGGGTGCAGTTGGGGTTATTCCTACTGATACCGTGTATTTCCCTCTTACTTTATTTCACTCTCACCTTttcagatttttttattgttatcatTGCTGACTCTCAAGTTGAAATTGGACGCTTGAACGAATAAATTTGTTCATAGTTAGAAAGaatcatattttcaatttttgtgtCATGCCACTCAGAAATTCAGAATTTAGGTTGTATTACCTCTTTTGGGAACAAGCTTCAAACTTCTGCAATAAATTTTTGGTTTTCCATAAATATACTTGCAATATTATTGGTTCCTTAAAATTGATTGTATCTGTATGGATCTTCTGATTGACGGATGAGAGTTCTCAAGGAAATGTAGAAGGTTTAATTTTGTGATCTTAAAGTTTACAGTGATCAGGAAAGCAGCAGGATAAATTCCTTTTTTGTTCtcacattatttattatgatCTTGGTGGTTCATTTCATGAGTGTTGATTTCACTGCATTTTTGTTCCCTTGTGTACGTCTTCTTTGTctgtctttttatttttaacggGTATGTATGCTTGTATTTTTCAAGGTATGGAATTGTTTGTGATCTGAAGAACCCCTCAGCCATTGAACGAATGCAGAGGTTGAAgttgttaatttgttttgctaGAAACTGTATTTGGTTAGATACTTCAGCTTCTCTCTCCTGCTGTTAaagtttcttgttttgtttaatgCAGGATCAAGAATATAGAGCCTACAAAGGTATCGTTATTTTTTACAATCTCTTTTATGTGCTTTACGATAATGCTCATATGGTCCTTCAAACTGTTGAACATCAATGCTCAAATGCGTATAATAAAGTTACTGAACAAGATGGTTTATTCTACTTAGATCCCTCATTTCTGTCTTCTATACAACCcaccttttcatttttccattaTGCTTCTTAATTTTTACTTCTAATTAACTATGCAGCCTCTGAGCATTTTGTGCCGCTCCTTCCGGGACATTGATAAATATACTACAGGGTTTCCTCGTGGTGATGGCCAAGGCCATTCAAGTATATTTCGCATGGTTAAGCATTGTCTACCTGGACCAGTGAGTGGTTCTGCTAATCCTTCCTTATGACGATAACTCCATATTATCCCTCCTTCGGATTGCATGGTGTCCCAAATGACCTCTAGTACCTTTACTTTCGTAATCATGTagatgtgaaaaaaaaagacattttctGGTGTTGTCCTATCTTGATACATTATAGTTCGCAGTGAAACTTTCAATGTACATTGAATTCTTTAACTATAGCTATTGATTTTTGAGAGTTCTTGTGTAACAGTACACCTTCATCTTGACTGCAAGCAAAGAGCTGCCTAAACATTGTATAAGGTATGGCACGACCACTGCAAAATATGCATCAAGGAAGAATGTAGGTGTGCGCATTCCTGATGATTCAATTTGTCAAGCAATACTGGAAAAGATGGACGACCCATTGATATCCACAAGGTTAGAACAATTAATACTCTTCTAATTCTCTCCACCCTCTTAACAAATTTCTTGATTGGTTTAGGGGACTTAAGACCTTCTGGATTGATCATCTATTTTTCATGCCACAATTCCCCATGAGACAGTTTTCAATTTGGTGCAATCGACCATCACTATTATAACAATATTCTCTCCACTTTTTCTATCCAGTTCTGGATTGAGCACTGGAAGGGGAGACTGCTTGTGTTTATATTAATTGGCTTAAGATAGCTGTAATTATTGAATTCTTACAATAATGATGGGTAAATAAGTACTTCGGAAGTGATGATTTGTTCAAACTTCAATCTATACATTTGCTGTTCTTTCAGTGTCAAATCCCCGAAGGAAAATGAGTGGTTGCTCGACCCAGTTGTCATAGCTGATATCTATGGACAAGAGGTATGAATAAATCTTACAGAGGCTGTGTGATTGTTTATGCTAATTTCTGCAGTTATGCCATTTCCCCCCCTGAAAGCGGGTTGTATGCTTCAAATAGGGTCTGGATTTTGTGGTGGATGGTGGAGTTAGAGTGGCAGATCCATCCACTGTAGTAGATATGACCATCACTCCTCCAAAGATTTTGCGGCAAGGGAAGGTAATTCATTAGTCATTTCCTTTCTAGTATGCTACCCCCTAAATTATGATTACACTCATCTCTTGCAATAACGTATGGAGCAGTATGGTAATGAATAGTACTGTCATTCAgtcaaaaacaatattttctattaacTTCAGATGAAACAGAATCTGAAGTTGATCATTCATTTCTTTACCATCCTGATCCCAATGATCAATCCTCATGGAATGGAATAAGCACCATCATTTCAAGTTTCTGTTGGATTTGGatgatgaattatttttcattgtcttCCCACTTTTTGCTCGAATGATTTGCAACGTCCAGGGAGCTAGACTGCCATGGATGGTAGCTGAAGGTGATGACGAACCAAACATAGGTGAAGATATCCGCACCTGAACTTGCCATTTTGTAGATAATCCACTGAACATATTGCATGGAAGACATGATCCAGTTGCAGTTCACAAACAAATCTGGTGGAGTTTGTACAGTGTTTGCTATTGGTATATAAACTAACACTGAAAGAGGGTGGGCCTTTCTAAGTTGAAGATCAAATGTTGCTATACTGCTTGTCTTAGAGGTTTTTTTATCAACTTGAAAATTAGATTCTCTTTTACCTACATGTAATGTAACTCATAAATATAGGCAAATGCAATCCtcattctaaaattttctcttaGAAGAACAGAAgaatttacattttcatttgggGAAATTTCTAATTTGGCCCTTATTGTTCCAATGTTCACTCTAAACTTGGATAGACTTAGTTACTCACTAGTTCACTCACCGATTTGAACAAAAAGTAATGTACTACCTTTGGCAAAATTCACAAATTcttaggaagaaaaagaaaattaataggAGAGGGAACCCAAATCATGTTTTTGAAACCATAACTAAAAAGTCCTCCGTTCCACAACTTCAATCTGCAGTCCTATTTTCAGACTCATAACAATCCAATCTCCTTTGTCACCCTTTATCTTTATTTGTATTTCAATCGCCCTTTATCTTTCTCaacattgttttatttgtatttcaaTTGTCATCGGACGAATAACCCAATGGCCAAATTGAAAATCGATAAATTGTCATAATTAGTTTGTTTAAGTTATCTTTCAAACTTGTTGaactaatttttcttgttgCTTCTTAGTCGAGATCGAGTAGCAAGATCTtgtataaataatgaaaattttccacCAAAAAGATGCCTATAAAAGAACTTCATCTCTACCCAGAAAGGAGGTTTGCATGGGCCAAGGAATGGCCTGAAGGGGCCAAAGTCTAGAGAGAAGGGCAGAAAGGAATAGCCTTTCCGCCAGCTGTAaagagtttcttcttcttctccggTCATACTGTAAGTGAGAGCTTAGAATCTGAGTGGTCAAGGTTCCATTTTCTCATTTCTCCTAACTTGTaatattcttcatcttctttgtcttccattttttgtatttctttgaaatatatgttgttcatattgtattGTACCATGACCGAGGGCCTacactttttaatatatatattacatattgTACCTTTTCAAGCCATCATTTCTTGAATTTCCACTTGTCTATGTGTTATTAGTAGTTAGGtttgtgataagttcttgataagaagtttAACTTATAATTCTTATCACGTTAGTTGAGCTATTCTCATTGCTTGGCCGATGTAAGTCACCAACTACTCAAGAGAGTAAGTAGCAAGGAAGTGACTAACACGTGCAAGAGAGAGTTTTCTCTCCCTTTGTGAGACAACCTCCATCATTTATATCCCAAAAGGTGAACGAGTGTGGACACTAGGCATCAagaggttgttgtccttaaTTGTGAAGTTCTATACGTTTTATAAGTGAACTCTTCTAGATATATCTCTTCTCATCACACTTAATCATGTGGATCCCGAGAATTGACCATGTGTGACGTTGTATGGCTCTAAGAGGAACACACCTTAATTATAAGTTGGTTGAGCGAGTTATATTGCATTAAGGTTGTTGCATTGCTTAATTTCATTACAATGCATAGACATTCCTTCACTCTTTCtcacatacaagttagtttgcatttccattttttcatcCATATTCCCCTTATAGAATCTTTAGACGTAGACAATTAGTTGTAGTTTGTTCttgcattttttatattttagacaattcattattctttaattcttttataccaCCTAGATTATAAGTAAATCCTAGATCTAATATCTGGAATCAACTTTTTGTGTTTGATCCTAGATCATCTAGATAAACCTATCGTTTCACTTGCACTTGGGAAAAACTTATACTTAACGAGGACTTAGCTGTCACGCGGTATGGAAAGACATAGTGAGCAACCCGTATGCAGTGAATATGCTCAGTGATATATCGCCTAGGTTGAATATAATTTCATACACCATTTACAAACACTGGGTCTCAGTCGTTGAAGAGAAACAATACTTCAACCCACCAAGTTTTTTGCCATAGCCCCCTTATGTGCAAGGCTTACCGCGGGCCCCTTGCACGTTACTTGCCTTCCACGCGAGCTGTGCATCCAACACAAGCCATAACGTCTCATTGACCTCTAAAACTTTTCTCATGCATGCCCATCTCGCCTAGCATAGCTCCATCACTCGACCAGCCGCCAACTTGCTCAGAAACTCAATTTTCATCCAGAAACATAACCCgactttaaaaaatcataactaaaaattcatattttctttaggaaactttcttctacaaagtttCTGAAAAATGTCTTAAATTTCTTACCTAAAAATTTCGGATCCTAATTTCAAAGGATGCGTGTTATAGCTCTCTGGAAATCCACCTTGCTCAGATTCACTTGAAAACTGGCATCTTTCACTTTCTTTAACTTAAACTGAACCCTCCCTTGCCCAAAAACATCTTGCAGCCCTAGTCTATAATCTAGACCCAATTTTTGATCTTTTGAAAgtaatttcaacaaaaatgcATGAGTGGTTTGAGAGAAATGTTCGTCTGAATTTACTGAACCCTGCATGAGTCTTTATTGACACCTCCTACTAGCtgaaatctaaattaaacatGCAAGGACACCTGTAAAGTACTTCACCGACTTCACCTATTTATCATCTCGTCCAACCAGAACGCCCAATGTCCATTAACAAGTCTAAAACGCCTTGTGTCAAGCCCTCATCGACCTCCAAGCCCTTCGAGTGTGATGTGCTTCTCGCCTAACACCTAACCACCAAGCCTTCTTGCTTAACCTCTCAAGACTCCAATAACCTCTAAGTGACAGCCTTACACACCCAATGACACTTCTTTCGAGGCTCTCTTCTCGCCTAATGATTTTCCTTCATGCCTTAGTCACTTTGTCGAGCCTAAATGCCTACTAACCTCTTTAGAGGTTTTCTTCCTCCTTTTGGTCACTCAATGCACTTCCAACTAACCTCTAAATACCTTGCTCTTAAGTCTCAACACTTAGctaaacttttttctctttttcaataaCCATGACACGTTTTATCCTTAACTTCCTTTAACTCTTTAACTTCCAACAACTTCAAAGAACTTAAGTTTTATTTCAAGGTTCAGGGTTTACATTAATGAAATGGGAGGAGTCATGAAGTCCTTGTATAGCAGATGATTGCCCATACTTATACAAATTTGGGTTTAGCGCATTTATGATTAGTTAAAATTCTAGATATTGATGTTTGTTTGGATTTTCCTTAtctataaatcaaatttcatcTATGCATATTTCGTTATGATTATAGATGTTGGGTCTTAGTTTAAGacattttagaataaaatgttTCACGCACTTAGCCTATCCAATTGTgattgtttgaattgaattaactTGTAATACATGGAAAGGAATCAAGGCGTTTGTTAGGCTCGTGACCACTATGATTCGATTGGAATGGTTCTTATAAAGTTGTAACTTGTATAGTACATTATTTAAGTGAATTCTAGATTTTGTTAGTATGTTGCATACATGTCATATATGGATCAAGTAGAAGAATGACAGAGATTTTGATTTCTAATATTGATTCATATGATTTCAGTATTTGATAATCATTCACACAGAATGAAAAGACAATTATCAAATGTAAATCTCTTCTCTTCGTCCCATGTCgtgaaatttaaatgttaagtGGTGTTATGTGAGTTGGAAAAATAGAGGCGGCTTTGGTTTTTAATCATGGGTGGTTATCAACATAGTGGAGTTGGTAGTTACCCAAGTTCATGGATAGTTGTTCATGTAGTGGAGGAGTTAGAAGTTACATGAGATGCACGTAGTTACCCAAGTTAGTGGTGAGTGTGTGGTTATTTAAAATGTGAGAAGAAGTTGCCTGTGAATATGCAAGTATGGACAGTTTTTCATCAGTGGCTTTTTATAGTAGGTGCTCCATGTTAGAAATCTCTAcatgatttgtttgtttccaaaaataataacactttcTCTATTGACcaatgtttaatttgttgaattaaACAACTCCTTAAATTATATCATCAAAGGGTACATcgatcataaattttttttgtatatttatcaTGAAATCCTTAAGTATTCGTTCCTTTATAAAATGCATTTTAGTTTATCCTATTAGATCCACTGATCATGATCATTTCCACATTtcagtttaattttattctcacACCTAATACACGCATGTAGATaaagtaatagtaatagttcATGTTTATTGTGGGGTAATACATGGAGCAGCAAAACCATTAGATATTAAGcatatcatattattattcatataagTATACCAACATTCTTATGTGATAAATAAATTCTCACTCACAAACTTCCTATAAGGGTTTGATCTATTAGAGAAGATTAATAGCAAATGTAACGACAAAAGTAATGAATCTAATTGGCAATCTTTCAATTGTATCAAagcatttcaaatatattattgatatacaaCTATTACTAATATACAAGATACAGATATATGAAATACAAAgtaaataagataaaattgaaataattagtGAAACTAAAACTTTTACAATCTTTACAGATCTAAAAATCCAAGGTAAATTGAagctctctttcttttttttttccccttttttgtaaaaaattaaactaagaaccttttttttttaagaagaagaagaagaagaaatgagaaCAATTAATGAAAAGAGGGTTAAGGTATAATTTGGAATCTTACGAGACATTTTGAGTAAACTAAGTTTACAATTGAACCTTCCttaatggaaaagaaaatgattttaatttttaagttcaaaaactaaaaatcaagaaattatatttataacttaaaattccTATATTgggaaaagaaattatagtAAAACTAAAACCTTTTCTACTCTACAAATCATCACCAAATAGTAAAACAAAGGTCCCCAACAACCCCCCCTCCCTCTACAAAGGATTCAAACCcaacttatttattaaataagtcATAGCTCAGAAAAGCAGAAACAAAAACGATTCACATGATAATAAATCTATTGAAAATAGTACTGCTCaaaaagagtgaaaaaataaaaggaaagggATGATTGATATGTAATTCTCATCTCTACAAATATCAGCTCTAGATCAGATAAATGCCTCTAGACTTCCAAACTTCTTTCAAGACGACTTACCGGGGTGCTGTCGGGGGTGGGACATTAGACTTTGCGAACCCCACCCATGCAACTAAGCCAACAGCAAGTATTATCCATCCAAATAGGTCATATTTCAGGTCACtgctattctttttctttggtgtcatgaaagaaggaaagagcATGAATAAAGAGCTTGTACTGAACTGATTATGAATCTCTAGATATAATAAAGATGTTACTGAAtgaatcatatataatataaacagCAGATCTATCCATTGAAATTGACAAATCAGGTGGTAACACCTAATGGGAGTACTTGTAGAATGGCTAAAACCACTTCCTACCCATAATTATCATGTTTGAGATTAACACATGAGTCatcttgaaaataaataaatgaaccAAGTTTATTTCTTGTACTTTCTGGTTAGTGTCTAATTAGTTTAGTGCTTAGAACTTACAAAAGTGTCTAAAAGGTCCctaagtttcaattttgtgcCTACTCTCTAGTATacacacttttaaaattaagcttataacaCTAGCTCCACAAATAAGTTCTACATTTTGTCATCCACTTTCTAGGAAGGTTTCTAAAAACCAACTccacattttgaaattttgactagaaattcaagtgtttctttaataaatgaattggAAAATTGGGAGCAAAGCAAACAtgcataaattttaaaaatgaaattattgtcAAACTAGGCTTTATGATATATGGgaacaaattgaaagtttaaaaacatattagacatttttaaaatctagaAACTATTGgtacataaaattaaatgtataagaactaaatttattaaacaccTTTTAGAAGTTTGGGTGTTAGacacaaaaatgaaagtcCATAGACCAATTAGACACTTTTGCCAAGTTTGGGGACCAAGACCAATAGAcacaaacataataaaaaatttaacctcccaaaaaagaaggaaaaaactttaagTTGGAAATGCATTATTTGTAGAGTGCTTTAAATCTTTTATCAGACAGAGAAGCACTTATAAGAGTGCAGAAACAAACATTGACGAACTATGTTGCTAAGAATTTTCTCATATGGTCTCCTGGAATGTAAAATAACATACTTTGGctaaaaatacttattttgtAAGTGCTCTAAACAAACAAGTAACAGGAAGATGCCCAAGTATAAAGATTCACTAAATTGCCAGCATGCATAATTCTAGCTTTGTTTTTGAATTGTACATGACTTcatgaaaatgataataacaatttgaaagcATGAAAAATATAGCAAGATTAAGGCACCTCTTCTCTAACAGGCTAAGGAATATACAAAACATGCATAGAACATACCAATGGCAAAACCCTCCTTAATCCCGTCTATagaagataaaaatttaaaagtaactAGAGATGTTATCAGTCTTAAGCAATAAGTACTACCTTAGTACTGGATGAAGCAGAAGGTTCGGCTGCTCCAGTTGCCTGTTGAGCAAAACCATGCTTGTGGATCTCTAAATGCAATTCCGGAGCCTAAAAGGAACAATCCACAAAATAAGAATAGTTCatgaaaattataacaaaagaTAGAAACAAAGTACTAACTGGCCCGTTTTAAGTTTTctgttattgaaaattaagagtCTGTTTGGTAGgcaattaaattttgttttacattttcaggttcacataatttaaaatgcaaaattagattaaataaagataatatttaaaacCATAGTATATCATGCTATAAACccaattcattttttgaaaaaattaaaatatgtattctAAGTTAGAATAAATAGCAAATTTCCCCCTGCGATTTGGATAAATTTAGAATAGAAATAAGTCCATGTggttttaaaagttagaatttgGTCCTTCATATATGCTCTCCTATGATTTGTTAAACCCTCTTAAATAGTCCCTACCATAAGAACAATTTATTAAGCTTTTATAACCATATAGAGTAAAttctaaaatctaaattctaactttctCTAAGCGATAGggaacaaaattttaatttattctataaattatattatattacagaataataattagacaattttttaacataaattatgTTTACTAACCTAATATTTAATGGGTAACTGCAACTGGTTTATAGTGGTTCGAAttagtttctaatttcttaattttgccACCAAACACATATctgaaaacatgaaataaaactttgttttcatCTTATCCCTTGTTTTCAGATTTCTGTTTTCTATTCTCTTCCAAACAGGacataagtttataaatattcttcGTCAAGTTGCTTGCAGTCTCAATGAGGAAAGATTTTCTACAtgctcttctttttttccatttgaagTAAGAATTCAGATGTGTTTTTGAGGAAGGtgaaagcataaaaaaaaaaatttaaagtaaacaaagttaaacaaaaaatgcAAGTCCAAGCATAActaaccaaaatcaaaatggttATCATATGAGACTAGTAGTATATAGTGAAATTTTAGTTGGTAAACGAAACCAATCAAACATATATGATTCACCAATGTTGTTCCGGTCAACACTAAGTGTTACACGTTTACTCAATGAAGGAAAAACaatctttttttcctctcctaACAACTGGGttcattgagaaagaatgaaagaatacaagagGCCACTAAAGAAAAACTAGGTAAGATAATTCCTAGAGGGTAATTACAAAAATCCTTCGAAACCAAAGCCCAAAGAGAAACATGGAACTTCACTAAAAACTAAACCTCGTTATGGTCCTTCCCCAAAGATCACACAAAACAACGCACACCCCCACgaaccaaagaaaatgaactttCTCTTTGAAAGGCGAATGAGGAGGAACTCCCCGACCATCAACTGAACATCCCTCTAGCGAGAGAGTGAAAAATCAGAATTCTGTTAGAAACTGTTTCAAATAGATCTTGCAAACTAACACTCCCAAAGAAGATGATCTAGGTTTTCATCCACCTTCTGACAAAGGATACACCAAAAAGAACCCATTAGTGAAggaatttttctaaatattccATCCATTGTATTCACATTACCAAGCAAAACTTGCAagaaagaatttaatttttttggaatCTCAATCCTCCATAAGACATCTAAAGACCAACTAAACAACAGGCGAAGGATCCAATAAAATCCTAAAAACCTGACTTACAAGAGAATCCCTCCAATAGGTTAGGAACATCACTTCTCCCAAGCCTAAAGTCAAAACCCTCAATCAAGGAAAGAAGAGAGGCCACCTTTGTCATTTCCCCATTAGACAACAGCCGATAGAAATCAAAGGAGAAAGTAACAGAAATCcacaacaaaaccaaaaagttaGACACAAAACAATTTTCCAAAGAGGACAAATGAAATAACCTTGGAAACACATATGAGAGGTCTATCCTCCACCCAATGATTCTCCCAAAAATACATTTCCTTACCATCTCCCACATCATAAAAAACAAGATAGGGAAAAGTGGAGATctgacattaaaaaataaaaatgaaaaatctctcttctttttaccTCTCTGGCCATCTCCTAGCTGTCAGAAATTTAGTGGTGGGAGTCAACTGGAAAATGTCCTAACTCTAACGTGGTTACTGGTTAGAAACATAGATTAGTAACTACATTCTTTTTACAAAGCACAGATGAAACAATCAGATTATTTCGTAAAGCCATTCAAAGGAACATAGTCTTGAAAACAGAAATACATTCAAACTACATCAAAGAATGTTGATCCCAAAATAACAGTGAAATACCTTAGCAGTAACCTCCAAAgacttcaaataaatttcatttccagGATCCTGAATGCAACAAATCACCATGTTAATCTAGAaaattcattagaaaaatgcATATTATAAGCTCGTTCCAAACTTTTGCTGGCTTAGTACCTCTTCCACAGCTTGCTTAAAGTATATTGTGGCCTTATCAAAAAACTCCTTTGCCTCATCCTGGTTTGGATTCAAAAACGCATGGGACGTATAAGCATTCCCTAAGCACCAAAGAGCATCATGCTTCTTTGGGTTAATCATCAGTGCCTCCTCCAGCTTTGAAATTGAATCTGTCCTAACCCCATCACAAATTAATCCACAATATGCTCAAAGCTCATCACTAAAATTACTAAATCAAAGAAAGAGCTGGAATTGTAAATGCATTtgtagaaaaaggaaaaattaatcaca of the Cucumis sativus cultivar 9930 chromosome 3, Cucumber_9930_V3, whole genome shotgun sequence genome contains:
- the LOC101214648 gene encoding uncharacterized protein LOC101214648 isoform X2, with translation MIINVKPGLHPSTASSLSSSRAFAPIRFPSPPSATPFDGFETSRRLQVLAMVVKRSPKRLKYSAPRFTKEGSLIYVKAESGEDGWKLDPIVNLLKEGAVGVIPTDTVYGIVCDLKNPSAIERMQRIKNIEPTKPLSILCRSFRDIDKYTTGFPRGDGQGHSSIFRMVKHCLPGPYTFILTASKELPKHCIRYGTTTAKYASRKNVGVRIPDDSICQAILEKMDDPLISTSVKSPKENEWLLDPVVIADIYGQEGLDFVVDGGVRVADPSTVVDMTITPPKILRQGKGARLPWMVAEGDDEPNIGEDIRT
- the LOC101214648 gene encoding uncharacterized protein LOC101214648 isoform X1 codes for the protein MIINVKPGLHPSTASSLSSSRAFAPIRFPSPPSATPFDGFETSRRLQVLAMVVKRSPKRLKYSAPRFTKEGSLIYVKAESGEDGWKLDPIVNLLKEGAVGVIPTDTVYGIVCDLKNPSAIERMQRIKNIEPTKPLSILCRSFRDIDKYTTGFPRGDGQGHSSIFRMVKHCLPGPYTFILTASKELPKHCIRYGTTTAKYASRKNVGVRIPDDSICQAILEKMDDPLISTSVKSPKENEWLLDPVVIADIYGQEGLDFVVDGGVRVADPSTVVDMTITPPKILRQGKMKQNLKLIIHFFTILIPMINPHGME
- the LOC101215126 gene encoding mitochondrial import receptor subunit TOM20, which codes for MDLQASEFDRILFFEHARKNAESTYATNPLDAENLTRWAGALLELSQFQSVPESKKMILDSISKLEEALMINPKKHDALWCLGNAYTSHAFLNPNQDEAKEFFDKATIYFKQAVEEDPGNEIYLKSLEVTAKAPELHLEIHKHGFAQQATGAAEPSASSSTKKKNSSDLKYDLFGWIILAVGLVAWVGFAKSNVPPPTAPR